From a single Apium graveolens cultivar Ventura chromosome 2, ASM990537v1, whole genome shotgun sequence genomic region:
- the LOC141691267 gene encoding uncharacterized protein LOC141691267, giving the protein MTTYEEVGIFLMIVAHGTGNRLMQEMFNHSGETITRNFHSVLEAICRMVKDVIIPSSNYNTGAGYHKPQHRQYYPYFKNAVGAIDGTHIKCRIHESERTPYFGRKGYATQNILTLCDFNMCFTLSWMQAIHTKKDIWLRTKVEA; this is encoded by the exons ATGACTACATATGAGGAAGTTGGAATATTTCTAATGATAGTTGCTCATGGGACAGGAAATCGTTTAATGCAAGAAATGTTTAATCACTCAGGTGAGACAATTACTCGGAATTTTCATTCTGTTTTGGAAGCAATATGTAGAATGGTGAAAGATGTTATAATTCCTTCATCAAATTATAATACTGGAGCTGGATATCATAAACCTCAACACCGTCAATATTATCCATATTTTAAA AATGCTGTTGGAGCTATTGATGGCACACATATTAAATGTCGGATACATGAATCAGAGCGTACACCTTATTTTGGCCGTAAAGGATATGCAACACAAAATATTCTCACGTTGTGTGATTTTAACATGTGTTTTACTTTATCCTGG ATGCAGGCTATCCACACAAAAAAGGATATATGGCTCCGTACAAAGGTTGAAGCATAA